In a single window of the Tellurirhabdus bombi genome:
- a CDS encoding YtxH domain-containing protein — protein sequence MRSTKDFLLGFITGVAAGLLTAPKSGRETRQYIKDEADKRTKDLQDQWQKGVDQVKTQVDTVKSQVNDWSGKVQDQFRDQQNKSQFNDKVEDVADRAHEGVDSAKQSIKVN from the coding sequence ATGAGAAGCACAAAAGATTTTCTGCTAGGATTTATTACTGGCGTAGCTGCTGGCCTATTAACAGCCCCTAAAAGTGGACGCGAAACCCGTCAATACATTAAGGACGAGGCAGATAAGCGCACTAAAGATCTACAAGATCAGTGGCAAAAAGGTGTAGACCAGGTCAAAACCCAGGTTGACACAGTTAAGTCGCAGGTAAACGACTGGAGCGGAAAGGTTCAAGATCAATTCCGTGACCAACAGAATAAATCACAGTTTAACGATAAGGTTGAAGACGTAGCAGATCGCGCTCATGAAGGCGTTGACTCAGCGAAACAGTCAATCAAAGTTAACTAG
- a CDS encoding YtxH domain-containing protein, translating into MKSNVSGIVVALLTGAALGILLAPRSGKATRKKFSSDTDKLLKDLQDSVSAGFDNIRHQYEGAKETVANRYNDVVDTAASKSKSAIEQAERNSKY; encoded by the coding sequence ATGAAATCGAATGTAAGCGGCATTGTAGTTGCCTTATTAACTGGCGCAGCGCTCGGCATACTTCTGGCCCCGCGCAGTGGAAAAGCAACCCGTAAGAAATTTTCTTCTGACACAGATAAACTTTTGAAGGATTTACAAGACTCTGTTTCAGCCGGCTTCGATAATATTCGTCATCAATATGAAGGAGCCAAGGAAACAGTAGCTAACCGTTACAACGATGTAGTTGATACTGCCGCTAGCAAATCAAAAAGTGCGATTGAACAAGCGGAACGGAATTCCAAATATTAA
- a CDS encoding endonuclease/exonuclease/phosphatase family protein — protein sequence MTSLFILLNCVSGFAILTSFIHLVRYDAWWIRIWDFPHLQLAILILLCLVTRLTLMPLQEPTDWIITGLLVTSLLYQAWLIYPYTNLHKIQMNSQKSDDPSNTLQLMIANIYMDNRNYDRILKQVALVKPDVLLIVEADDAWKEALRPLETDYPHRILQALPNTYGMLLYTRLKMTDPEVRFLIEDDIPSVRVNLQLPSGQSIRFYGVHPQPPSPTEHYRSTERDAELLVIGKEARQHTGPVIVAGDLNDVAWSHTTRLFQRISGLLDPRIGRGLYSTFHAKYFFLRWPLDHIFASHHFKVGKIKRLPNCGSDHFPVFVSLTYSPDPESKKEEPQPEGDDKQEAVEKIEKAKE from the coding sequence ATGACCTCCTTATTTATCCTTCTCAATTGCGTAAGCGGATTTGCTATCCTGACTTCATTTATTCATTTAGTTCGTTATGATGCCTGGTGGATACGCATTTGGGATTTCCCCCATTTGCAACTGGCTATTTTAATTCTACTATGTCTGGTTACCCGACTTACGCTAATGCCTCTTCAGGAGCCAACTGACTGGATTATAACGGGGCTCCTAGTGACGTCTTTGCTATATCAGGCATGGCTAATCTATCCATATACCAATCTGCATAAGATACAGATGAATAGCCAGAAGAGCGACGATCCATCCAATACGCTTCAGCTGATGATTGCCAATATTTATATGGATAATCGCAATTATGACCGCATCTTGAAACAAGTCGCGCTGGTGAAGCCGGATGTACTGCTCATTGTCGAGGCTGACGACGCCTGGAAGGAAGCCCTGCGGCCTTTGGAAACAGATTATCCACACCGGATTTTGCAGGCTTTGCCCAATACATACGGTATGTTGTTGTACACACGCTTAAAAATGACAGATCCTGAAGTACGTTTTTTAATCGAAGATGATATTCCATCGGTGCGCGTGAATCTTCAACTACCCTCAGGACAGTCTATTCGTTTTTATGGCGTTCATCCCCAGCCGCCCAGTCCCACTGAGCATTACCGTTCTACGGAACGAGATGCCGAATTATTGGTAATTGGAAAAGAAGCCAGACAGCATACCGGGCCTGTAATTGTAGCGGGTGACCTAAATGATGTAGCTTGGTCGCACACAACCCGGCTTTTTCAGCGCATTAGTGGGCTGCTTGACCCACGGATTGGTCGTGGGCTATACAGCACTTTTCACGCAAAGTATTTTTTTCTACGCTGGCCCCTGGATCATATTTTTGCTTCCCATCATTTTAAAGTAGGAAAGATAAAGCGGCTACCGAACTGCGGCTCCGACCATTTTCCTGTTTTTGTTTCGTTGACGTATTCGCCTGATCCAGAATCGAAGAAGGAAGAACCACAGCCTGAGGGAGATGATAAGCAGGAGGCTGTTGAAAAAATTGAGAAGGCCAAAGAATAG